A window of the Haloarcula rubripromontorii genome harbors these coding sequences:
- a CDS encoding DUF5809 family protein produces MDTEGQFAPASAAEASERYDAFGPTAQVVVKEVAKAMDLDPETYEERVTSEVVATARDVLFAESLAVQVGTMDEFEEWREDTDCEVTLVGAETVDNVVWHAAPFAEQAVAATFQDERRAAVGTLRRQAFGRIYREVV; encoded by the coding sequence ATGGACACTGAGGGGCAGTTCGCGCCGGCATCGGCAGCCGAGGCCAGTGAGCGCTACGATGCGTTCGGGCCGACGGCGCAGGTCGTCGTCAAGGAAGTCGCGAAGGCGATGGATCTCGACCCGGAGACCTACGAGGAGCGGGTCACGAGTGAAGTCGTTGCGACCGCCCGCGACGTACTGTTCGCAGAGTCGCTCGCAGTTCAGGTCGGGACGATGGACGAGTTCGAGGAGTGGCGCGAAGACACAGACTGCGAGGTGACGCTGGTCGGCGCGGAGACCGTCGACAACGTCGTCTGGCACGCCGCCCCGTTCGCAGAGCAGGCCGTCGCGGCGACGTTTCAGGATGAACGCCGAGCCGCCGTCGGGACGCTCCGGCGGCAGGCCTTCGGCCGCATCTACCGCGAGGTCGTCTGA
- a CDS encoding NUDIX hydrolase, producing the protein MTREPAHEWPVVETEREYETGWYTGGYDRVRQPDGSEKDYYWAELPDAAVVVATTGDELVMVDQYRPTIREQCLELPAGIVEDDESYTTAGARELREETGFEAAGVSLIEEFSCSTGVLRHRRGIVFAEGLEPVDRELDDNEFLSVTTVPIDEALQVARREPANDATIEGILLAQADGLL; encoded by the coding sequence ATGACCCGCGAACCGGCCCACGAGTGGCCCGTCGTCGAGACCGAACGCGAGTACGAGACCGGCTGGTACACCGGCGGCTACGACCGGGTTCGCCAGCCCGACGGCTCGGAGAAGGACTACTACTGGGCCGAACTGCCCGACGCGGCCGTCGTGGTCGCGACGACCGGCGACGAACTCGTCATGGTCGACCAGTACCGCCCGACCATCCGCGAGCAGTGTCTCGAACTCCCGGCCGGTATCGTCGAGGACGACGAGTCCTACACGACCGCCGGCGCGCGCGAACTCCGCGAGGAAACCGGGTTCGAAGCCGCCGGCGTCTCGCTCATCGAGGAGTTCTCGTGTTCGACCGGCGTACTCCGCCATCGGCGCGGCATCGTCTTCGCCGAGGGGCTCGAACCGGTCGACCGGGAACTCGACGACAATGAATTCCTCTCGGTGACGACCGTCCCCATCGACGAAGCGCTGCAGGTCGCCCGGCGCGAACCGGCCAACGACGCGACCATCGAAGGCATCTTGCTAGCGCAGGCTGACGGCTTGCTGTAG
- a CDS encoding rhodanese-like domain-containing protein produces the protein MDGEIDTDELRSKLDEEAVRVVDIRSPGAFERGHIPGSENVPFPSLVDEVERFDGDDEVVTVCPKGKSSVQAARLIASYEGFDGDVVSFEPGLNGWDGPLERATADGEATADTAAADGDSDEGPAAPF, from the coding sequence ATGGACGGCGAAATCGACACCGACGAGCTACGGTCGAAACTCGACGAGGAGGCGGTCCGGGTGGTCGATATCCGCTCGCCCGGCGCGTTCGAGCGAGGCCACATTCCCGGAAGCGAGAACGTCCCGTTCCCGTCGCTCGTTGACGAAGTCGAACGGTTCGACGGCGACGACGAGGTTGTGACAGTATGTCCGAAGGGGAAGTCTAGCGTCCAGGCTGCCCGGCTTATCGCGTCGTATGAAGGCTTTGATGGCGACGTTGTGAGCTTTGAACCAGGGCTGAACGGCTGGGACGGCCCACTGGAACGTGCAACTGCTGACGGGGAGGCGACGGCAGACACTGCAGCTGCTGACGGAGATTCCGACGAAGGCCCTGCTGCACCGTTTTAG
- a CDS encoding DUF7260 family protein: protein MSNSETSQPRTEQALAVVQREIDCVKAELTAFRRFRTQLVSIEPTARSAGSVDTSAGGMSALSARQPKPDTSLRAVRDAYRETVMAVPHFEAEYDDSLEANMSMEFGPELGTQIATGACLTPQLYEALLTASEGARDERETLLPALERERESLQSVRATLDDCERRGAALGANARRTTDPARLDSIDNQLAEIESECEAVAATRQQQLHSRSTAALSGVDGTSLVRYLYDDCPVTCPALADTVACLDMIRRHRRHCIVSTR from the coding sequence GTGTCTAACTCCGAGACAAGCCAGCCGCGAACCGAGCAGGCGCTCGCTGTCGTTCAACGAGAAATCGACTGTGTCAAGGCAGAACTGACGGCGTTCAGGCGCTTTCGGACCCAGCTTGTATCTATCGAGCCGACGGCACGGTCCGCAGGCTCTGTCGACACCTCTGCGGGAGGGATGTCGGCGCTCAGTGCCCGACAGCCGAAACCCGATACGAGCCTGCGTGCCGTCCGAGACGCATACCGAGAGACGGTCATGGCCGTGCCACATTTCGAAGCCGAGTACGATGACTCGCTGGAAGCCAACATGTCGATGGAGTTCGGCCCGGAACTCGGCACGCAGATCGCCACGGGAGCGTGCCTGACTCCACAGTTGTACGAGGCGCTGCTGACCGCAAGTGAGGGGGCACGCGACGAGCGCGAGACGTTGCTCCCGGCGCTCGAACGCGAGCGGGAGTCGTTACAGTCAGTGCGAGCAACGCTTGACGACTGTGAACGCCGCGGGGCCGCACTCGGTGCGAACGCGCGCAGAACGACTGACCCAGCCCGGCTCGACAGCATCGACAATCAACTCGCCGAGATCGAGAGCGAGTGCGAGGCAGTGGCAGCGACCCGCCAGCAACAGCTTCACAGTCGGTCGACCGCCGCTCTCTCCGGTGTCGACGGAACCAGTCTCGTTCGGTATCTCTACGACGACTGTCCGGTGACGTGTCCGGCACTCGCTGATACCGTCGCGTGCCTCGATATGATAAGGCGGCATCGTCGTCACTGCATCGTTTCGACACGCTAA
- a CDS encoding phosphate uptake regulator PhoU, translated as METRKVQVTGGSTYTVSLPKEWATENDVSAGSVVEFHAERDLLLLAPQRDNDRVEGSLDVEGLENRHELTRAVMTMYVSGFDIIQLEATRITAEQRRIIRDATQGLVGLEMIEETTDRVVLQDLLDSSELSVHNAITRMRLVSLTMLSDAVEALIEDDDNLAADVMQRDDDVDRLWYMVSRVFRTVLRNPTAANEIGFPRETVFDFQSSARQLERIADHATKIASLSQEIGEITGETADLLDQLEAEAIAVPETAMDALLTDDSDAAVELANEARSQIPDVDETAREVDGQIREFDPQSAQVLGLIVDSLSRTADYGGNIAESALQKAAPRPQS; from the coding sequence ATGGAGACACGCAAGGTCCAGGTGACAGGCGGGTCGACGTACACCGTCTCCCTCCCCAAAGAGTGGGCAACAGAGAACGACGTGAGCGCTGGCAGCGTCGTCGAATTCCACGCTGAACGGGACCTGCTGTTGCTCGCTCCGCAGCGGGACAACGACCGCGTTGAAGGGAGTCTCGACGTGGAGGGACTCGAAAACAGGCACGAACTCACGCGGGCGGTAATGACGATGTACGTCAGCGGCTTCGACATCATCCAACTCGAGGCGACCCGGATCACGGCCGAGCAGCGACGCATCATCCGCGATGCGACCCAGGGACTGGTCGGCTTAGAGATGATCGAGGAGACGACTGACCGGGTCGTCCTGCAGGACCTGCTCGATTCATCGGAACTGTCGGTCCACAACGCGATTACACGAATGCGACTGGTCTCGTTGACGATGCTCTCCGATGCTGTCGAGGCGCTCATCGAGGACGACGACAACCTCGCAGCGGACGTGATGCAACGCGACGACGATGTGGACCGGCTCTGGTACATGGTCTCGCGCGTGTTCCGAACCGTCCTCCGGAACCCGACAGCGGCTAACGAGATCGGCTTCCCGCGGGAGACCGTCTTCGACTTCCAGTCCAGCGCCCGCCAGTTAGAGCGTATCGCCGACCACGCGACGAAGATCGCCAGCCTCTCACAGGAAATCGGAGAGATCACCGGCGAAACTGCCGACCTACTCGATCAACTGGAAGCAGAAGCTATCGCCGTCCCCGAAACCGCGATGGACGCCCTGTTGACCGACGACTCTGACGCGGCCGTCGAACTGGCAAACGAAGCCCGGAGTCAGATCCCTGACGTCGACGAGACCGCCCGCGAAGTCGACGGCCAGATCCGCGAGTTCGACCCACAGAGTGCCCAGGTACTGGGCCTCATTGTCGACTCACTGTCCCGGACCGCCGACTACGGCGGCAATATCGCCGAGAGCGCCCTCCAGAAGGCCGCACCGCGGCCACAGTCCTGA
- a CDS encoding substrate-binding domain-containing protein, whose product MAHDPDGLSDFVSRRKFIATTGATSIAAIAGCSSGSSDSSSDGSSGGSADTEAPSTEMDSAETEATESSSQESMGPLESGGSSTVYPIANTAASYWNANRPASDSEYWPHGEYDIDTDKNLADYWAGLYGFEAGGEDGPPFQFTVGLSHSGTGVEKVMNGQNDIGNSSGNVEDELPDRDSYEQFVDHVVGVDGQPLVVSQEIADAGVEKITGDQLKSLYKGELTNWSELGGPDREIQVLGRVKGSGTRTSFVSNVFGNPEEDTSVANRYGQNQRLAQAIAQADNAISYLALAFIDTDGLAPVALEWEGTTYSYQDDQNGLDSKAYPLSRDLHMYTWEGTSKKEAAVINMILSDFGQDTFVAPNNYFKLGARRQEEQRAKLPDQA is encoded by the coding sequence ATGGCGCACGACCCAGACGGGCTGTCAGACTTCGTATCGCGGCGGAAATTCATCGCAACAACGGGTGCGACCAGTATCGCTGCAATCGCCGGCTGTTCCAGCGGCAGCAGCGACTCCAGCTCGGACGGAAGCTCGGGTGGGAGCGCGGACACCGAAGCACCATCGACGGAGATGGACTCGGCGGAGACGGAAGCGACCGAAAGCTCAAGCCAGGAGAGCATGGGCCCGCTCGAATCTGGCGGCTCCTCGACGGTGTACCCCATCGCCAACACCGCGGCCTCTTACTGGAACGCCAACCGGCCGGCCAGCGACAGTGAGTACTGGCCACACGGCGAGTACGACATCGACACGGACAAGAATCTCGCTGACTACTGGGCAGGCCTCTACGGGTTCGAGGCCGGCGGCGAGGACGGACCGCCGTTCCAGTTCACCGTTGGTCTCTCCCACTCCGGGACCGGCGTCGAGAAGGTCATGAACGGCCAGAACGATATCGGTAATTCCTCCGGGAACGTCGAGGACGAACTCCCGGACCGGGACTCCTACGAGCAGTTCGTCGACCACGTCGTCGGGGTCGACGGCCAGCCGCTTGTCGTCTCTCAGGAGATCGCCGACGCTGGCGTCGAGAAGATAACCGGCGACCAGCTCAAAAGCCTCTACAAAGGTGAACTCACCAACTGGAGCGAACTCGGCGGTCCGGACCGCGAGATTCAGGTTCTGGGCCGTGTCAAGGGCTCCGGGACGCGAACCTCCTTCGTCTCCAACGTCTTTGGCAACCCCGAAGAAGACACCAGCGTCGCCAACCGCTACGGGCAGAACCAGCGTCTCGCGCAGGCCATCGCACAGGCCGACAACGCCATCAGCTACCTCGCGCTGGCGTTTATCGACACCGACGGGCTGGCTCCCGTCGCCCTAGAGTGGGAAGGAACGACCTACAGCTATCAGGACGACCAGAACGGCCTTGACTCGAAGGCCTACCCCCTCTCGCGTGACCTCCACATGTACACGTGGGAAGGCACCTCGAAGAAGGAAGCCGCGGTCATCAACATGATCCTGTCCGACTTCGGTCAGGATACGTTCGTCGCGCCGAACAACTACTTCAAGCTCGGTGCGCGCCGTCAGGAAGAACAGCGCGCCAAGCTCCCCGACCAGGCGTAA
- the pstC gene encoding phosphate ABC transporter permease subunit PstC yields MTEDIPTTESESVSGGGKIDGAALAVGAIATTLAATILVFLFRPAIVLPMLLAFVFVTAVGWSTYQAEVARLLTLVATVLTVLTVAFITFFLFASALPAFLEHGLGLLLIPEQGGSARWFFWLDIVLPSNSTYWNPLSGAYSLIPMIWATVVVTLIAGAVAGPLGLFGALFIAEVASDRLRELIKPGVEILAGIPSIVYGFIGFQVLNGFIQTNFLDDGASFLIAGVVVGVMALPTVVSVGEDALSSVPQSMGDGSVAMGATEWQTMKSISIPAAFSGISAAVILGLGRAIGETMAVAAIMASGTQFADPLFDIFDANATLTSLIATQYGSASESTVDVLFVAGVMLFVIVAGMSIVSQYIERRMQRKLKGQQ; encoded by the coding sequence ATGACAGAAGACATACCAACGACGGAGAGTGAGTCGGTGTCGGGCGGGGGCAAAATCGATGGCGCAGCGCTTGCGGTCGGCGCGATAGCGACGACGCTGGCGGCGACGATTCTCGTGTTCCTGTTTCGGCCGGCGATAGTGCTGCCGATGCTACTCGCGTTCGTGTTCGTCACGGCGGTCGGCTGGAGTACCTATCAGGCCGAAGTTGCACGCCTGCTCACGCTGGTCGCGACGGTCTTGACAGTGCTGACCGTCGCGTTCATCACGTTCTTCCTGTTTGCGAGCGCGCTCCCAGCGTTTCTCGAACACGGGCTTGGACTGCTACTGATTCCAGAACAGGGCGGGTCAGCTCGCTGGTTCTTCTGGCTCGACATCGTCCTGCCGTCGAATTCGACGTACTGGAACCCGCTCAGCGGGGCGTACTCGCTGATACCGATGATCTGGGCGACGGTAGTCGTCACTCTCATCGCGGGCGCAGTCGCCGGCCCGCTGGGCCTGTTCGGCGCGCTATTTATCGCCGAGGTCGCCAGCGACCGCCTGCGGGAACTCATCAAGCCCGGTGTGGAGATTCTGGCTGGCATCCCCTCCATCGTCTACGGATTCATCGGCTTCCAGGTACTCAACGGCTTCATCCAGACGAACTTCCTCGACGACGGAGCGAGCTTTCTCATCGCCGGGGTCGTCGTGGGCGTGATGGCGCTGCCGACGGTCGTCTCCGTCGGCGAGGACGCCCTCTCCAGCGTCCCACAGTCGATGGGTGACGGCTCCGTCGCCATGGGCGCGACCGAGTGGCAGACGATGAAGAGCATCTCCATCCCGGCGGCGTTCTCGGGCATCTCCGCGGCCGTTATCCTCGGCCTTGGCCGGGCCATCGGCGAGACGATGGCCGTCGCCGCCATCATGGCCTCGGGGACGCAGTTCGCCGACCCGCTGTTCGACATCTTCGATGCCAACGCGACGCTGACCAGCCTGATTGCGACCCAGTACGGGAGCGCATCCGAGAGTACCGTCGACGTGCTGTTCGTCGCCGGTGTCATGCTGTTCGTCATCGTCGCCGGGATGAGCATCGTCTCGCAGTACATCGAGCGACGCATGCAGCGGAAACTGAAGGGGCAACAATGA
- the pstA gene encoding phosphate ABC transporter permease PstA translates to MSDAYATTDQLVSADSNIYDRGLDTAIALSVVGFTLGLITLVNLVPPGASGSALTTALGTLLAVVVGAVGITGLASFLNVVPVTSQRVRGIGLGLVISTVALTALAAALPVTMATLLGTVLLVEALAITAAGVASRLALVDTEPNMSAGLLSGGALGAIGLAMGAAVGGALTGFGSLLWLVTAAVAGVGLFLLAILPREDLGSTLPTALVVGALGLTIVTGTIGVGWQWSPQTLSGGFTGGAVIPVFLLIGTLLSAWSAAKCRAGFGARGREYGAFLVINLNAFLMVAVMATIVVFVTIKGVGYAVHGLSIGALTALVLLTPALLATIQFARSPAGTTDWNTGARQLFRILPLAAVGSLAAVFASVLVTGTPLRYAYTYTVQVNRQGQALDTALAVTPSTTVGTLLLVLPALLLAVTFFRSFGSLRNVGTQSDRTGSIRQAAPTAVLAMVALIGFFIAFGPTPFGLPLNETLAFAAVVAGSVAAGGLAVSPLVGVLASDGPTVAESAQREAPLFTLGVFGGLGLLLATLLLQPVAGINPRVGPVNLVPAVALGAAVASLALATLTTAAKQSSEETITRRLLTEETRLGLVGAAGFTALVGLHVAVTGTPFNVLGVSIATEGSLSWPMVMQAYIPLGAEPGGIVPAIIGTVWLVIGATLFAVPLGVGAAVFLTEYAEQGRFTSVVEIATNALWSTPSIVFGLFGAAFLIPRLGGDESLLAGMLVLGFMLLPLVLITSRESIKSVPDEYRDASAALGVTQWETIKSVVLPAAMPGVITGVILGVGRIAGETAPLILVLGSTLNATAAVDVIDGFRFVSGPPFIVNDALLSASASLPTQVWAVIAAGVSGSPQMGWATAFILLIVVLTFYAVGITARTYFRRKLNYE, encoded by the coding sequence ATGAGTGACGCTTACGCGACAACGGACCAGCTCGTCAGTGCGGATTCGAACATCTACGACCGGGGCCTCGATACGGCGATTGCGCTCAGCGTCGTCGGCTTCACGCTCGGGCTCATTACGCTCGTAAATCTGGTCCCGCCCGGTGCCAGCGGCAGTGCCCTCACCACGGCCCTCGGGACGCTACTTGCGGTCGTCGTCGGAGCAGTCGGAATCACTGGCCTCGCTTCCTTCCTCAACGTCGTCCCGGTCACTTCACAGCGAGTGCGCGGCATCGGGCTGGGCCTCGTTATCTCGACGGTCGCGCTGACTGCCCTTGCCGCGGCTCTTCCGGTGACGATGGCGACACTGCTTGGAACCGTCTTGCTGGTCGAGGCACTGGCGATCACTGCCGCTGGTGTCGCCTCCCGGCTTGCACTCGTGGACACGGAACCGAACATGAGCGCCGGCCTGCTCTCTGGTGGCGCGCTCGGCGCAATCGGTCTCGCAATGGGGGCCGCCGTCGGGGGTGCCCTCACCGGATTCGGCTCGCTTCTGTGGCTTGTCACCGCCGCCGTCGCCGGCGTCGGCCTGTTCCTGCTGGCGATCCTCCCTCGCGAGGACCTCGGTTCGACGCTCCCGACGGCTCTCGTCGTCGGTGCACTCGGGCTGACAATCGTGACCGGCACTATCGGCGTGGGCTGGCAGTGGAGCCCACAGACCCTCTCCGGTGGCTTCACCGGCGGCGCGGTCATCCCCGTGTTCCTCCTGATCGGGACGCTGCTGTCGGCCTGGTCGGCCGCGAAGTGCCGGGCCGGGTTCGGTGCCCGGGGACGCGAGTACGGGGCCTTCCTCGTCATCAACCTCAACGCCTTCCTGATGGTGGCCGTGATGGCGACAATCGTCGTGTTCGTGACCATCAAGGGCGTCGGCTACGCCGTCCACGGACTGTCGATTGGTGCGCTGACCGCACTGGTCCTCCTGACGCCAGCTCTTCTGGCGACAATCCAGTTCGCTCGCTCACCTGCGGGCACGACTGACTGGAACACCGGCGCGCGACAGCTATTCCGGATCCTCCCACTGGCGGCGGTCGGTTCGCTCGCTGCGGTGTTCGCGAGCGTGCTCGTCACTGGCACCCCGCTGCGGTACGCCTACACCTACACCGTCCAGGTCAACCGACAGGGACAGGCGCTCGATACAGCACTCGCAGTGACGCCTAGCACGACAGTCGGGACGCTGCTGCTCGTCCTCCCGGCACTCCTGCTCGCGGTCACGTTCTTCCGGTCGTTCGGCTCGCTCCGCAACGTCGGGACGCAGTCTGATCGAACCGGCTCGATCCGACAGGCCGCCCCGACCGCGGTTCTCGCGATGGTCGCCCTCATCGGCTTCTTCATCGCTTTCGGCCCGACTCCGTTCGGCCTCCCCCTCAACGAGACGCTTGCATTCGCCGCTGTCGTCGCCGGATCGGTCGCCGCGGGCGGTCTCGCGGTCTCTCCGCTCGTCGGCGTGCTCGCAAGCGACGGGCCGACGGTAGCGGAGAGCGCACAGCGGGAGGCCCCGCTGTTCACACTGGGGGTGTTTGGCGGACTCGGGCTGCTGCTGGCGACGCTGTTGCTCCAGCCAGTTGCCGGCATCAATCCGCGGGTTGGCCCGGTGAACCTCGTGCCTGCGGTCGCGCTCGGGGCCGCTGTGGCCTCGCTCGCGCTGGCGACGCTCACCACGGCTGCAAAGCAGTCCAGCGAGGAGACGATTACCCGACGCCTGCTGACTGAGGAGACGCGACTCGGCCTCGTCGGCGCAGCCGGCTTCACCGCGCTGGTGGGCCTGCACGTAGCCGTGACTGGTACGCCGTTCAACGTTCTCGGTGTCTCCATCGCCACCGAGGGAAGCCTCTCGTGGCCAATGGTGATGCAGGCTTACATCCCGCTGGGGGCCGAGCCCGGCGGTATCGTGCCTGCTATCATCGGCACGGTGTGGCTGGTGATCGGCGCAACGCTGTTCGCCGTCCCGCTGGGTGTTGGTGCAGCGGTGTTCCTCACCGAGTACGCCGAGCAGGGCCGATTCACCTCGGTGGTCGAAATCGCGACAAACGCGCTGTGGTCCACGCCGAGCATCGTCTTCGGCCTGTTCGGAGCAGCGTTCCTGATTCCCCGGCTTGGCGGCGACGAGTCGCTGCTTGCCGGGATGCTGGTGCTTGGCTTCATGCTCCTGCCGCTGGTGCTCATCACCTCGCGAGAGTCGATTAAGTCCGTCCCCGACGAGTACCGCGACGCCAGCGCGGCGCTGGGTGTGACCCAGTGGGAGACCATCAAAAGCGTCGTCCTGCCGGCGGCGATGCCCGGCGTCATCACCGGCGTCATCCTCGGCGTCGGCCGCATCGCTGGCGAGACTGCCCCGCTCATCCTTGTCCTCGGCTCGACGTTGAACGCGACGGCCGCCGTCGACGTCATCGATGGGTTCCGCTTCGTCTCGGGGCCACCGTTCATCGTCAATGACGCCTTGCTTTCGGCCTCGGCGTCACTGCCGACGCAGGTGTGGGCCGTCATCGCGGCCGGGGTGTCGGGGTCGCCACAGATGGGATGGGCAACAGCGTTTATTCTGCTGATCGTCGTGCTGACGTTCTACGCGGTCGGTATCACGGCGCGGACGTACTTCCGGAGGAAACTCAACTATGAGTGA
- the pstB gene encoding phosphate ABC transporter ATP-binding protein PstB produces the protein MSDSINTEPSTDTQTNSRQTVDTTSPSAQTTAGESDERIREAWRQYDFDGNSKLSVENLDVWYGDDHALKDVSMEIPENSVTALIGPSGCGKSTYLRCLNRMNDRIKAARVDGSVELEGTEIYDPNANLVELRKRIGMVFQSPNPFPKSIRENISYGPRKHGDINKGLLARLFGRDDTEAEAELVERSLKQAALWDEVSDRLDDNALGLSGGQQQRLCIARCLAVDPEVILMDEPASALDPIATSKIEDLVEELSKDYTVVIVTHNMQQAARISDQTAVFLTGGELVEYDDTDKIFENPESQRVEDYITGKFG, from the coding sequence ATGAGTGATAGCATCAACACGGAGCCGAGCACGGACACGCAAACGAACAGCAGACAGACAGTCGACACCACCTCGCCGAGCGCCCAGACGACGGCCGGCGAGAGCGACGAGCGGATCCGCGAGGCGTGGCGGCAGTACGACTTCGACGGCAACTCGAAGCTCTCGGTCGAGAACCTCGACGTGTGGTACGGCGACGACCACGCGCTGAAGGACGTCTCGATGGAGATCCCCGAGAACAGCGTCACGGCGCTTATCGGGCCATCCGGCTGTGGCAAATCGACGTACCTGCGGTGTCTGAACCGGATGAACGACCGCATCAAGGCCGCTCGCGTCGACGGCTCAGTCGAACTCGAAGGCACCGAGATCTACGACCCCAACGCCAACCTCGTCGAACTGCGCAAACGCATCGGGATGGTGTTCCAGTCGCCCAATCCGTTCCCGAAGTCGATCCGGGAGAATATCTCGTATGGCCCGCGCAAGCACGGCGACATCAACAAGGGCCTGCTCGCGCGTCTGTTCGGCCGCGACGACACGGAGGCCGAGGCCGAACTCGTCGAGCGCTCGCTGAAGCAGGCCGCGCTGTGGGACGAGGTCAGCGACCGTCTCGACGATAACGCGCTCGGCCTCTCAGGCGGGCAACAACAGCGCCTCTGTATCGCGCGCTGTCTGGCCGTCGACCCCGAGGTCATCCTGATGGACGAGCCGGCCTCGGCGCTGGACCCCATCGCCACCTCGAAAATCGAGGACCTCGTCGAGGAACTGTCGAAGGATTACACCGTCGTCATCGTCACTCACAATATGCAGCAGGCCGCCCGCATCTCCGACCAGACCGCTGTCTTCCTCACCGGCGGCGAACTCGTCGAGTACGACGATACCGACAAGATATTCGAGAACCCCGAGAGCCAGCGCGTCGAGGACTACATCACCGGCAAGTTCGGGTAA
- the phoU gene encoding phosphate signaling complex protein PhoU: MSRESYQQQLDELRENVVEMGDLVVERLEAALAALRTVDREMAQSVIDGDDEINELYLALEADCIDLFALQQPVATDLRFVAASFKIITDLERVADLATNLAAYAQSADRRLAPEVDVDTIGREATDMVERSIDAYRREAVEDCRAIAADDDALDALCQRASETVARNLIEREADGDDGWAVEQLLDDVSRLLLTVRDLERVGDHAVNIAARTLYMVETDSELIY; the protein is encoded by the coding sequence ATGTCGCGCGAGTCGTACCAGCAACAACTGGACGAACTCCGGGAGAACGTGGTCGAGATGGGCGACCTCGTCGTTGAGCGACTCGAAGCGGCGCTTGCGGCCCTCCGGACGGTCGACCGGGAGATGGCGCAGTCTGTCATCGACGGCGACGACGAAATAAACGAGCTGTATCTGGCGCTGGAAGCCGACTGTATCGACCTCTTTGCCCTCCAGCAGCCGGTCGCAACGGACCTCCGCTTTGTCGCCGCCTCGTTCAAGATCATCACTGACCTCGAACGCGTCGCGGACCTCGCGACGAACCTCGCAGCGTACGCACAGTCGGCCGACCGTCGACTCGCTCCTGAGGTCGATGTCGACACCATCGGCCGCGAGGCCACCGACATGGTCGAGCGTAGTATCGACGCCTATCGACGGGAAGCCGTCGAGGACTGTCGCGCTATCGCGGCTGACGACGACGCGCTCGACGCGCTCTGCCAGCGGGCCAGCGAGACCGTCGCCCGGAACCTCATCGAGCGGGAGGCTGACGGCGACGACGGCTGGGCGGTCGAGCAACTCCTCGACGACGTGTCCCGGCTCCTGCTCACGGTCCGTGACCTCGAACGCGTCGGCGACCACGCGGTCAACATCGCGGCACGCACGCTGTACATGGTCGAAACTGACTCGGAACTCATCTACTGA